Proteins found in one Magnolia sinica isolate HGM2019 chromosome 5, MsV1, whole genome shotgun sequence genomic segment:
- the LOC131246850 gene encoding RPM1-interacting protein 4-like has product MAQRSHVPKFGNWESEENVPYTAYFDKARKGKTGGKLINPNDPQENPDAFTDDATPVPLRAASDPGVPPPEASKPKHERRSSKEDAELRRQTDSPAARHDPGARRGSSDSSHLRHGDRGVNSSDPKKGNRISGGSDRSIEHSPLHPTYQAKVASKGGVSSPSWERKGASEGSQGLAPNTPGRSRLRNAARGDETPEKGAAVPKFGDWDETNPSSADGYTHIFNKVREEKQIGAAKVPVMPTESSYNNNHRQDNARNSETTMCWCFPMSRK; this is encoded by the exons CAACGATCCCATGTACCTAAATTTGGCAACTGGGAAAGTGAAGAGAATGTCCCTTACACTGCCTACTTTGACAAGGCCCGGAAGGGAAAAACCGGAGGGAAGTTGATTAATCCAAATGATCCTCAAGAGAACCCAGATGCATTTACCGATGATGCAACCCCAGTGCCGCTCAGAGCTGCATCTGATCCTGGGGTCCCACCACCAGAGGCGTCAAAGCCAAAGCACGAGAGGCGATCAAGCAAGGAAGATGCTGAGCTCAGGCGACAGACCGACTCCCCAGCTGCTCGTCATGACCCAGGAGCCCGGAGAGGCAGCAGTGACTCGTCTCATCTACGACATGGAGACCGTGGAGTAAATTCCAGCGACCCCAAGAAGGGTAATAGAATAAGTGGTGGATCAGACCGCAGCATCGAGCACTCACCCCTTCACCCGACTTATCAGGCGAAGGTCGCAAGCAAAGGTGGGGTATCGTCTCCGTCATGGGAAAGGAAGGGGGCATCCGAAGGCAGCCAAGGGTTAGCTCCAAACACCCCGGGAAGATCCAGACTGAGAAATGCTGCTCGAGGCGATGAAACT CCCGAGAAAGGTGCGGCGGTACCAAAATTTGGTGATTGGGATGAGACCAACCCTTCATCGGCGGATGGTTACACTCACATCTTTAACAAAGTGAGGGAGGAGAAGCAGATAGGCGCAGCAAAGGTTCCTGTCATGCCAACTGAGTCATCATACAATAATAATCACAGGCAAGATAATGCTCGCAATTCTGAAACAACG ATGTGTTGGTGCTTTCCCATGAGCAGAAAATGA